In one Pseudomonas sp. SCA2728.1_7 genomic region, the following are encoded:
- the dgcA gene encoding dimethylglycine demethylation protein DgcA — translation MAFEAMFQPIQIGKLTIRNRVLSTAHAEVYATDGGMTTDRYVKYYEEKAKGGIGLAICGGSSVVAIDSPQEWWSSVNLSTDRIIPHFQNLADAMHKHGAKIMIQITHMGRRSRWDGFNWPTLMSPSGIREPVHRATCKTIEPEEIWRVIGNYAQAARRAKAGGLDGVELSAVHQHMIDQFWSPRVNKRTDEWGGTFEGRMKFGLEVLKAVRAEVGDDFCVGMRLCGDEFHPDGLSHEDMKQIAKYYDDTGMLDFIGVVGSGCDTHNTLANVIPNMSYPPEPFLHLAAGIKEVVKVPVLHAQNIKDPNQATRILEGGYVDMVGMTRAHIADPHLIAKIKMGQIDQIKQCVGANYCIDRQYQGLDVLCIQNAATSREYMGVPHIIEKSTGPKRKVVVVGAGPAGMEAARVAAERGHDVTLFEKKEFIGGQITTASKSPQRDQIAGITRWFQLELARLKVDLRLGTAADAETIMDLRPDVVVLAVGGHPYLEQNEHWGAAEGLVVSSWDVLDGKVAPGKNVLVYDTICEFTGMSVADFLADKGSQVEIVTDDIKPGVAIGGTSFPTYYRSMYPKEVIMTGDMMLEKVYREGDKLVAVLENEYTGAKEERVVDQVVVENGVRPDEEIYYALKEGSRNKGQIDVEALFAIQPQPSLSEAGDGYLLFRIGDCVAQRNTHAAIYDALRLCKDF, via the coding sequence ATGGCTTTCGAAGCAATGTTCCAGCCGATCCAGATCGGCAAACTGACCATCCGCAACCGCGTGCTCAGCACCGCGCACGCCGAGGTCTACGCAACGGACGGTGGCATGACCACCGACCGCTACGTCAAGTATTACGAAGAGAAAGCCAAGGGCGGCATCGGCCTGGCAATCTGCGGCGGCTCCTCCGTGGTCGCTATCGACAGCCCGCAGGAATGGTGGAGCTCGGTGAACTTGTCCACCGACCGGATCATTCCGCATTTCCAGAATCTGGCCGACGCCATGCACAAGCATGGCGCCAAGATCATGATTCAGATTACCCACATGGGCCGCCGTTCGCGTTGGGACGGCTTCAACTGGCCGACCCTGATGTCGCCGTCGGGCATCCGTGAGCCAGTGCACCGCGCAACTTGCAAAACCATTGAACCGGAAGAAATCTGGCGGGTGATCGGCAACTATGCCCAGGCCGCGCGCCGGGCCAAGGCCGGTGGTCTTGACGGCGTTGAACTGTCGGCGGTGCACCAGCACATGATCGACCAGTTCTGGAGCCCGCGCGTCAACAAGCGTACCGATGAGTGGGGCGGCACCTTCGAAGGCCGGATGAAGTTCGGTCTGGAAGTACTGAAAGCCGTGCGCGCCGAGGTCGGTGACGACTTCTGCGTGGGCATGCGTCTGTGCGGTGACGAGTTCCACCCGGACGGCTTGTCCCACGAGGACATGAAGCAGATCGCCAAGTATTACGACGACACCGGCATGCTCGACTTTATCGGTGTGGTCGGCTCGGGTTGTGACACTCACAACACCCTGGCCAACGTGATTCCGAACATGAGTTATCCACCGGAGCCGTTCCTGCATCTGGCCGCCGGGATCAAGGAAGTGGTCAAGGTGCCGGTGCTACACGCCCAGAACATCAAGGACCCGAACCAGGCCACGCGCATTCTTGAGGGCGGTTACGTCGACATGGTCGGCATGACCCGCGCGCACATCGCTGACCCGCACCTGATCGCCAAGATCAAGATGGGCCAGATCGACCAGATCAAACAGTGCGTCGGCGCCAACTATTGCATCGACCGCCAGTATCAAGGCCTCGACGTGCTGTGCATCCAGAACGCCGCGACGTCCCGTGAGTACATGGGCGTGCCGCACATCATCGAGAAATCCACCGGACCGAAACGCAAAGTCGTTGTGGTCGGTGCCGGCCCGGCCGGGATGGAAGCGGCCCGTGTTGCTGCCGAGCGTGGCCACGACGTGACCCTTTTCGAGAAGAAGGAATTCATCGGCGGGCAGATCACCACCGCGTCGAAATCGCCGCAGCGCGATCAGATCGCCGGCATCACCCGCTGGTTCCAGTTGGAACTGGCGCGGCTGAAAGTCGATCTGCGCCTGGGCACGGCGGCCGATGCCGAGACCATCATGGACTTGCGTCCGGATGTAGTGGTGCTGGCGGTCGGCGGGCATCCGTATCTGGAGCAGAACGAACACTGGGGCGCCGCCGAAGGGCTGGTGGTCAGCAGTTGGGACGTGCTCGACGGCAAGGTCGCGCCGGGCAAGAACGTGCTGGTCTACGACACGATTTGCGAGTTCACCGGGATGTCGGTTGCCGATTTCCTCGCCGACAAAGGCAGCCAGGTCGAGATCGTCACCGACGACATCAAACCGGGTGTGGCCATCGGCGGTACGTCGTTCCCGACCTACTACCGCAGCATGTACCCGAAAGAAGTGATCATGACCGGCGACATGATGCTGGAGAAGGTCTACCGCGAAGGCGACAAACTGGTCGCGGTGCTGGAGAACGAATACACCGGCGCCAAGGAGGAGCGGGTGGTCGATCAGGTGGTGGTGGAAAACGGCGTGCGGCCGGATGAGGAAATCTACTACGCGCTCAAAGAAGGTTCGCGCAACAAGGGCCAGATCGACGTCGAAGCGTTGTTCGCGATCCAGCCGCAACCTTCGCTGAGCGAGGCGGGCGACGGCTACTTGCTGTTCCGCATCGGCGACTGCGTGGCGCAGCGCAACACGCACGCCGCGATCTATGACGCCCTGCGGCTCTGCAAGGATTTCTAA